Proteins encoded by one window of Streptacidiphilus sp. PB12-B1b:
- a CDS encoding SRPBCC family protein translates to MEWAGARYADKPTVEVSIRIGAPPERVWALVSDIGLMPRLSAELESVEWLDGATGPALRARFLGRSRHEALGEWATTSHIVEYQPPRVFAWAVQDPETPSAIWRFSLEPEDGGTLLRQWVQLGPGRSGLSFAIDRMPEKEEKIVYVRLREFEAGMTATVDAIKKLAEGAGEAGA, encoded by the coding sequence ATGGAATGGGCGGGCGCGCGCTATGCGGACAAGCCGACGGTCGAGGTGTCGATCCGGATCGGCGCCCCGCCGGAGCGGGTGTGGGCGCTGGTGTCCGACATCGGGCTGATGCCACGGCTGAGTGCGGAGCTGGAGTCGGTGGAGTGGTTGGACGGGGCGACCGGCCCCGCGCTGCGGGCCCGGTTCCTCGGCCGCAGCAGGCACGAGGCGCTGGGCGAGTGGGCGACCACCTCCCACATCGTGGAGTACCAGCCGCCGCGGGTGTTCGCCTGGGCGGTCCAGGACCCCGAAACCCCCTCGGCAATCTGGCGGTTCAGCCTCGAGCCCGAGGACGGCGGCACGCTGCTGCGCCAGTGGGTGCAGTTGGGGCCGGGCCGCTCCGGCCTGTCCTTCGCCATCGACCGGATGCCGGAGAAGGAAGAGAAGATCGTTTATGTCCGCCTGCGGGAGTTCGAGGCAGGCATGACCGCCACCGTTGACGCGATCAAGAAGCTGGCCGAAGGCGCCGGAGAGGCAGGGGCATGA
- a CDS encoding helix-turn-helix transcriptional regulator — MNDPDYTAALRAAHALDEVDLAVYGWALEHQSADPDEVAAAVGVTPSAVELSVDRLLRSQLLHVSPANPAIVLAVGPDTAIGRLAAPVEAQIREQEQQLAAMRKRLGGFVPSYHRHRSRTESLEVLANVHDVRNALNRASDECSKEVLACQPGGGARVPEAMQEALVRDRAMLERGIQLRTLYHHTARFNGPSQAYVAAATALGGQYRTAHELFGRLIVFDRELAFIPVRGDSWGAVMIREPCTVDYLCDLFEQTWERATPFADAASQGLEEVAREIHETIIQLLGAGLKDEAIARRLGMSLRTARRHIAGIMEELDAASRFQAGAQAALRGLLGADLSEQPCPDSPSPDFPVPASVSRIS; from the coding sequence ATGAACGATCCGGACTACACGGCGGCACTTCGCGCCGCGCACGCGCTTGACGAGGTCGACCTGGCCGTCTACGGCTGGGCGCTCGAACACCAGTCGGCCGATCCGGACGAGGTCGCCGCCGCCGTCGGCGTCACGCCGTCGGCGGTGGAACTCAGCGTGGACCGGCTGCTGCGGAGCCAGTTGCTGCACGTCAGCCCGGCCAACCCGGCGATCGTCCTCGCGGTGGGGCCCGACACCGCCATCGGCCGCCTCGCGGCTCCCGTGGAGGCGCAGATCCGGGAGCAGGAGCAGCAGCTCGCCGCGATGCGCAAGCGGCTCGGCGGCTTCGTGCCGTCCTACCACCGGCACCGCTCGCGCACCGAGTCCCTCGAAGTCCTCGCCAACGTCCATGATGTGCGCAACGCCCTCAACCGGGCCTCGGACGAGTGCAGCAAGGAGGTGCTCGCCTGCCAGCCCGGCGGGGGCGCCCGGGTGCCGGAAGCGATGCAGGAGGCGCTGGTACGGGATCGGGCGATGCTGGAGCGCGGCATCCAGCTGCGCACCCTCTACCACCACACGGCCCGCTTCAACGGGCCCAGCCAGGCCTACGTGGCGGCGGCGACCGCCCTCGGCGGCCAGTACCGCACCGCGCACGAACTCTTCGGACGGCTCATCGTCTTCGACCGCGAGCTGGCCTTCATCCCGGTCCGAGGCGACAGCTGGGGCGCCGTCATGATCCGGGAGCCGTGCACCGTGGACTACCTGTGCGACCTCTTCGAGCAGACCTGGGAGCGGGCCACGCCGTTCGCCGACGCCGCCAGCCAGGGGCTGGAGGAGGTCGCCCGCGAGATCCACGAGACCATCATCCAGCTGCTCGGAGCGGGCCTCAAGGACGAGGCCATCGCCCGTCGGCTGGGGATGTCGCTGCGGACGGCCCGTCGGCACATCGCCGGCATCATGGAGGAGCTGGACGCTGCGAGCCGCTTCCAGGCCGGTGCGCAGGCCGCCCTGCGGGGCCTGCTCGGCGCAGACCTCTCCGAGCAGCCCTGCCCCGACTCGCCGTCTCCGGACTTCCCTGTGCCCGCCTCCGTGTCCCGGATATCCTGA
- a CDS encoding helix-turn-helix domain-containing protein — MKRTSFAHWPCSIARTMDLLGDWWTPLVLREVSYGIQRFDALQESLGIARNTLSDRLRRLVDEGLLEKQPYQTDPVRYDYVPTEKGRDFYTVLLAMNRWGDRWLSGEAGPPVTHYHDVCGQESHAKVVCAACGEPMTVENAHPRLGPGYPPHLARRPEIRARFED, encoded by the coding sequence ATGAAACGGACATCCTTTGCGCACTGGCCCTGCTCGATCGCGCGCACCATGGATCTGCTCGGCGACTGGTGGACGCCGCTGGTGCTGCGCGAGGTGTCCTACGGGATCCAGCGGTTCGACGCCCTCCAGGAATCCCTGGGCATCGCCCGCAACACGCTCAGCGACCGGCTGCGACGCCTGGTGGACGAAGGACTGCTGGAGAAGCAGCCCTACCAGACCGACCCGGTGCGCTACGACTACGTGCCCACCGAGAAGGGCCGCGACTTCTACACCGTGCTGCTGGCGATGAACCGCTGGGGGGACCGCTGGCTCTCCGGCGAGGCGGGGCCGCCGGTGACCCACTACCACGACGTCTGCGGGCAGGAGAGCCACGCCAAGGTGGTCTGCGCCGCCTGCGGCGAGCCGATGACGGTCGAGAACGCCCACCCCCGGCTCGGCCCGGGCTACCCGCCCCATCTGGCCAGGCGACCGGAGATCCGGGCGCGGTTCGAGGACTGA
- a CDS encoding AMP-binding protein — protein sequence MVIRSPYPDITVPDTGLPAFLFGGLGSDAADGLADRPAVIDTDGRGYTYGQLATAVDRVAAALAERGAGRGDVAAIFAPNCPDYAVVFHGVLASGAVASPANALYTPAELAHQLRDSGARFLFTSAGCLDRARAAVAEDGVRVAEIIVLGPGEGAPGAVRETGFDELLASTAPSPEILIGGDDLAALPYSSGTTGLPKGVMLTHRNLVASMLQAKPLHRQDADSRVLAVLPLSHIYGITAIMNSALHHRSRIVTMPRFDLSGFLTAIEEHRIDHLYIAPPIALALRKSPLVDEHDLSSVRLVMSAAAPLDGEAARALAARMGTTVIQAYGLTESSPVLHGIPVDRPDLDRGSIGLLMPSLEARVVDPETGEDVPPGARGELWCRGPNIMRGYLNNPEATGETVDADGFLHTGDIVTVDADGAFHVVDRLKELIKYRGYQVAPAELEALLLTHDAVADAAVIGAQHDGEEVPKAFVVRHPAQPGLCAEEIQAFVAERIAPYKKIRLVEFLDRIPKSPAGKILRSELRERELTP from the coding sequence ATGGTCATCCGCAGTCCCTATCCCGATATCACCGTTCCGGACACCGGCCTGCCGGCGTTCCTCTTCGGCGGTCTCGGCTCCGACGCCGCCGACGGGCTCGCCGACCGTCCGGCCGTCATCGACACCGACGGACGCGGCTACACCTACGGCCAACTGGCCACCGCCGTCGACCGGGTCGCGGCAGCCCTGGCCGAGCGGGGAGCCGGTCGCGGTGATGTGGCGGCCATCTTCGCGCCCAACTGTCCGGACTACGCGGTGGTCTTCCATGGCGTACTCGCGTCCGGCGCCGTCGCCTCGCCCGCCAACGCGCTCTACACCCCGGCCGAACTGGCCCACCAGCTCCGCGACTCCGGCGCCCGGTTCCTGTTCACCTCCGCCGGCTGCCTGGACCGGGCTCGCGCGGCGGTGGCCGAGGACGGCGTCCGCGTGGCCGAGATCATCGTGCTCGGGCCGGGCGAGGGCGCACCGGGAGCGGTCCGCGAGACCGGCTTCGACGAACTCCTGGCGAGCACGGCGCCCTCCCCGGAGATCCTCATCGGGGGCGACGACCTCGCGGCGCTGCCGTACTCCTCGGGCACCACCGGCCTGCCCAAGGGGGTGATGCTCACCCACCGCAACCTGGTCGCCAGCATGCTCCAAGCCAAGCCGCTGCACCGGCAGGACGCGGACTCGCGGGTCCTGGCGGTCCTGCCGCTGTCCCACATCTACGGCATCACCGCGATCATGAACTCCGCCCTGCACCACCGGTCCCGCATCGTGACCATGCCGCGGTTCGATCTGTCCGGATTCCTCACCGCGATCGAGGAGCACCGGATCGACCACCTCTACATCGCCCCGCCCATCGCCCTGGCCCTGCGCAAAAGCCCGCTGGTGGACGAGCACGACCTGAGCAGCGTCCGGCTGGTCATGAGCGCCGCGGCCCCCCTGGACGGCGAGGCGGCCCGGGCGCTGGCCGCGCGGATGGGCACCACCGTGATCCAGGCGTACGGCCTGACCGAGTCCAGCCCGGTCCTGCACGGCATCCCGGTCGACCGGCCCGACCTCGACCGGGGATCGATCGGCCTGCTGATGCCGAGCCTGGAAGCCCGGGTGGTCGACCCGGAGACCGGCGAGGACGTCCCGCCCGGCGCCCGGGGCGAACTGTGGTGCCGTGGACCCAACATCATGCGCGGCTACCTCAACAACCCGGAGGCGACCGGTGAAACGGTCGACGCCGACGGCTTCCTGCACACCGGCGACATCGTGACCGTCGACGCCGACGGGGCCTTCCACGTCGTCGACCGCCTCAAGGAGCTGATCAAGTACCGCGGTTACCAGGTCGCCCCCGCCGAGCTGGAAGCGCTGCTGCTCACCCACGACGCCGTCGCCGACGCCGCCGTGATCGGGGCGCAGCACGACGGCGAGGAGGTGCCCAAGGCATTCGTCGTCCGCCACCCGGCGCAGCCCGGCCTCTGCGCCGAGGAGATCCAGGCATTCGTCGCGGAGCGGATCGCCCCCTACAAGAAGATCCGACTCGTCGAATTCCTGGACCGGATCCCGAAGTCGCCGGCCGGAAAGATACTCCGCAGCGAGCTGCGGGAAAGGGAGCTGACGCCATGA